In one Brassica oleracea var. oleracea cultivar TO1000 chromosome C9, BOL, whole genome shotgun sequence genomic region, the following are encoded:
- the LOC106318576 gene encoding sorbitol dehydrogenase, which translates to MGKGGMSQGEGSKVEEENMAAWLVGLNTLKIQPFPLPTLGPHDVRVRMKAVGICGSDVHYLKTMRCADFIVKEPMVIGHECAGIIEEVGEGVKHLVVGDRVALEPGISCWRCNLCKEGRYNLCPEMKFFATPPVHGSLANQVVHPADLCFKLPENVSLEEGAMCEPLSVGVHACRRAEVGPETNVLVMGAGPIGLVTMLAARAFGVPKIVIVDVDDNRLSVAKRLGADGIVKVTTSLEDVGSEVEQIKKAIGSNIDVTFDCAGFNKTMSTALAATRCGGKVCLVGMGHGIMTVPLTPAAAREVDVVGVFRYKNTWPLCLEFLTSGKIDVKPLITHRFGFSQKEVEDAFETSARGSNAIKVMFNL; encoded by the exons ATGGGAAAAGGAGGAATGTCTCAGGGAGAAGGCTCAAAGGTGGAAGAAGAGAACATGGCTGCTTGGTTGGTTGGTCTCAACACTCTCAAGATCCAACCTTTTCCTCTTCCTACCCTTG GTCCTCATGATGTGAGAGTTAGGATGAAGGCTGTTGGAATTTGTGGAAGTGATGTTCATTACCTCAAG ACCATGAGATGTGCGGATTTCATTGTGAAAGAACCGATGGTGATTGGACATGAATGTGCCGGGATCATTGAAGAGGTAGGTGAAGGAGTGAAACATCTAGTGGTCGGTGACCGAGTGGCTCTTGAACCTGGGATTAGCTGCTGGAGATGCAACCTCTGCAAGGAAGGAAGATACAATCTTTGTCCTGAGATGAAGTTCTTTGCAACCCCACCGGTTCATGGCTCTCTAGCTAACCAAGTGGTTCACCCTGCGGATCTGTGCTTCAAACTGCCTGAGAATGTGAGTCTGGAGGAAGGAGCAATGTGTGAGCCACTAAGTGTTGGTGTGCATGCTTGTCGCCGAGCGGAGGTTGGTCCTGAGACAAACGTGTTGGTAATGGGAGCCGGACCTATTGGACTTGTCACCATGTTGGCTGCTCGTGCTTTTGGTGTGCCAAAGATTGTCATTGTGGATGTTGATGATAACCGTTTATCCGTAGCCAAACGGCTAGGCGCAGATGGGATTGTTAAAGTGACAACAAGCTTAGAG GATGTTGGTTCTGAGGTTGAACAAATTAAGAAAGCTATTGGGTCAAACATCGATGTGACATTTGATTGTGCGGGTTTCAACAAAACCATGTCGACAGCATTAGCAGCCACTCGATGTGGCGGTAAAGTCTGCCTTGTCGGAATGGGTCACGGTATAATGACTGTCCCTCTCACTCCTGCAGCTGCAAG GGAGGTAGATGTGGTGGGTGTGTTCAGGTACAAGAACACATGGCCTTTATGTCTCGAGTTCCTTACAAGTGGTAAGATTGATGTGAAGCCACTCATAACCCACAGATTTGGTTTCTCTCAGAAGGAAGTGGAAGATGCCTTTGAAACCAGTGCTCGTGGAAGCAATGCTATTAAAGTTATGTTCAATCTCTGA
- the LOC106318575 gene encoding LOW QUALITY PROTEIN: zinc finger CCCH domain-containing protein 63 (The sequence of the model RefSeq protein was modified relative to this genomic sequence to represent the inferred CDS: inserted 1 base in 1 codon) — translation MDFNLNGGNKRVVDRLGGSNRPAAAAKGSRQEVWSYWRAGRCNRNPCQFLHRELPGPVPSQVXSNKRVADESGFAGPGRRRGPGFNGNSSNTWGRFGGNRTVTKTEKICRYWVDGSCSHGDKCRYLHCWSKGDSFSLLTQLDGHEKLVSGIALPSGSDKLYTGSKDETIRVWDCASGQCTSVLNLGAEVGCVISEGPWLLVGMPNLVKAWNIETNTDQSLSGPVGQVYSFVVGTDLLFAGTQDGSILAWRYSAATNCFEPAASLTGHTLGVVTLYVGANRLYSGSMDKSIKVWSLDNLQCIQTLTDHTSVVMSLICWDQFLLSCSLDNTVKIWAAVEGGDLEVTYTHKEKHGVLALCGVHDAEAKPVLLCCCNDSTLRLYDLPSFTERGKIFAKQEIRSIQIGPGGIFFTGDGTGQVKVWKWSTAPITAAMS, via the exons ATGGATTTCAATTTGAACGGAGGCAACAAGCGAGTCGTCGACCGACTCGGCGGGTCGAATCGTCCGGCGGCGGCGGCAAAGGGCTCACGTCAGGAGGTTTGGTCGTACTGGCGGGCGGGGCGGTGCAATCGGAACCCTTGCCAGTTTCTACACCGAGAGTTACCGGGTCCGGTTCCGAGTCAGG ATTCGAACAAAAGGGTCGCTGACGAATCTGGGTTTGCGGGTCCGGGTCGCCGGAGAGGACCCGGATTTAACGGGAACTCTAGTAATACCTGGGGGAGGTTCGGTGGGAACAGGACGGTGACCAAGACGGAGAAGATTTGCAGATATTGGGTGGATGGGAGCTGTAGTCACGGTGATAAGTGTAGATACTTGCATTGCTGGAGCAAAGGAGATAGTTTCTCGCTGCTGACTCAGCTTGATGGGCATGAGAAGCTTGTGAGTGGGATTGCTTTGCCTTCTGGATCTGATAAGCTTTACACTGGGAGTAAAGATGAGACCATCCGTGTCTGGGATTGTGCTTCTGGACAG TGTACAAGCGTACTCAATCTTGGTGCGGAAGTTGGCTGTGTGATTAGTGAAGGTCCGTGGCTATTGGTTGGCATGCCAAATCTTGTGAAG GCTTGGAATATCGAAACCAATACAGACCAGAGTCTCAGTGGACCTGTTGGCCAAGTGTATTCTTTTGTTGTGGGTACGGATCTACTCTTTGCAGGCACACAG GATGGGTCTATATTGGCATGGAGATATAGTGCTGCCACCAACTGCTTTGAACCGGCGGCATCATTGACTGGCCATACACTTGGTGTTGTTACCCTATATGTTGGGGCCAATAGGCTCTATTCCGGGTCCATGGACAAATCTATTAAA GTTTGGAGCCTAGATAATCTTCAATGTATACAAACGCTCACGGATCATACATCAGTTGTGATGTCTCTTATTTGCTGGGATCAGTTTCTTTTGTCTTGCTCATTGGACAACACTGTCAAG ATATGGGCTGCAGTTGAAGGAGGCGACTTGGAAGTTACATACACTCACAAAGAAAAACAT GGAGTGCTAGCGTTATGTGGTGTACATGATGCAGAAGCCAAGCCGGTTTTGCTGTGTTGTTGCAACGACAGTACCTTACGTCTCTACGACCTGCCATC ATTTACGGAGAGGGGCAAAATCTTTGCAAAGCAAGAGATACGGTCGATCCAGATAGGTCCAGGGGGCATATTTTTCACGGGTGATGGAACCGGTCAAGTTAAAGTATGGAAGTGGTCCACTGCTCCAATAACCGCGGCTATGTCTTGA
- the LOC106315670 gene encoding dehydration-responsive element-binding protein 1D, whose product MDPFYTSFSDSFLSIPDHRSPVSDSSECSPKLASSCPKKRAGRKKFRETRHPIYRGVRQRNSGKWVCEVREPNKKSRIWLGTFPTVEMAARAHDVAALALRGRSACLNFADSAWRLRIPESTCPKEIQRAAAEAAMAFQNKTATTETTMVEAVKPAEETVGQTGGETMEENGVFYMAEEAVLGMPRFLENMGEEMLLPPPELGWNHNDLAGDADVSLWSF is encoded by the coding sequence ATGGATCCATTTTACACTTCTTTTTCAGATTCCTTCCTCTCGATCCCCGACCACAGGTCTCCTGTTTCTGACAGTAGTGAGTGTTCTCCAAAGCTAGCTTCGAGCTGTCCGAAGAAACGAGCAGGGAGAAAGAAGTTTCGTGAGACACGTCATCCGATTTACAGAGGAGTTCGTCAGAGAAACTCAGGGAAATGGGTTTGTGAAGTTAGGGAGCCTAATAAGAAGTCGAGGATTTGGTTAGGGACTTTTCCGACAGTCGAAATGGCCGCTCGTGCTCACGACGTCGCCGCTTTAGCCCTTCGTGGCCGCTCCGCTTGTCTTAATTTCGCCGACTCGGCTTGGCGTCTACGGATTCCTGAGTCTACTTGTCCTAAAGAAATTCAGAGAGCTGCGGCTGAAGCTGCAATGGCGTTTCAGAACAAGACGGCTACGACTGAGACGACTATGGTTGAGGCAGTGAAACCGGCGGAGGAGACGGTTGGGCAAACGGGTGGGGAGACCATGGAAGAGAACGGTGTGTTTTATATGGCCGAAGAAGCGGTTTTGGGGATGCCAAGGTTTCTTGAGAATATGGGGGAGGAGATGCTCTTGCCGCCGCCGGAACTTGGATGGAATCATAACGACTTGGCCGGAGATGCTGACGTGTCACTCTGGAGTTTTTAG